In the genome of Croceimicrobium hydrocarbonivorans, one region contains:
- a CDS encoding Bor/Iss family lipoprotein, translating into MKLKSLAALVIGSLLLSSCFSHHYSIGKGVRVEKTREVTEKNHFMGFGVIPVKRCHIDQMVGDTLNYEIYTRSTPQDMIVSTLTIGIYTPTTTTVTIPDEIYKRNTNRKVKRKESN; encoded by the coding sequence ATGAAATTGAAAAGCCTGGCCGCCCTCGTCATTGGCAGTTTACTCTTAAGTTCTTGCTTCAGTCATCACTACAGCATCGGAAAAGGCGTACGCGTTGAGAAAACTCGTGAGGTAACGGAGAAGAATCATTTTATGGGATTTGGTGTAATTCCCGTTAAGCGCTGCCATATTGACCAAATGGTTGGCGATACCTTGAATTATGAAATCTACACACGATCTACTCCGCAAGACATGATCGTATCCACCTTAACCATCGGGATTTACACCCCAACCACTACTACGGTTACCATTCCCGATGAAATTTACAAGCGTAATACCAATCGCAAGGTGAAACGCAAAGAGTCGAATTAA
- a CDS encoding ABC transporter ATP-binding protein gives MIRAQNIHKSYGQLEVLKGVDLEIQSGEVVSIMGASGAGKTTLLQILGTLEAADSGEIYFGDQEISRLGAAKMSQFRNQHLGFIFQFHHLLPEFTALENVAIPGLISRKAKQKCLQQAAELLDFMGLKDRMSHKPSALSGGEQQRVAVARALMNRPDLVLADEPTGNLDSHNAEEIHKLFDRIRQEFGSSFVVITHNRALAETADRLIEMRDGKLLV, from the coding sequence ATCATACGCGCACAGAATATTCATAAGTCCTACGGACAACTGGAAGTCTTAAAAGGAGTAGATCTGGAAATCCAATCCGGTGAGGTGGTATCTATAATGGGAGCCAGTGGCGCAGGTAAAACCACCCTTTTACAAATATTAGGCACTCTGGAAGCCGCCGATTCTGGTGAAATCTATTTTGGAGATCAGGAGATTAGTCGGCTTGGAGCTGCAAAAATGAGTCAATTTCGAAATCAACATTTAGGCTTCATTTTTCAGTTTCATCATTTATTGCCGGAATTCACAGCATTGGAAAATGTGGCTATCCCTGGCTTAATCAGCCGTAAGGCTAAACAAAAATGCCTGCAACAAGCCGCTGAATTGCTGGATTTTATGGGACTCAAAGATCGGATGTCGCACAAGCCTTCTGCCCTTTCAGGTGGTGAGCAGCAAAGAGTAGCAGTGGCCCGAGCCTTAATGAATCGCCCGGATTTGGTATTGGCGGATGAGCCCACTGGCAACCTCGACAGCCATAATGCCGAGGAAATTCACAAATTATTTGACCGTATTCGCCAGGAGTTTGGCAGTAGCTTCGTGGTGATTACGCATAACCGAGCCTTGGCAGAAACGGCTGATCGCCTGATTGAAATGCGCGACGGAAAACTTTTGGTATAA
- a CDS encoding PAS domain-containing sensor histidine kinase, which produces MSTTKKKLFRFEVDLEENSVWFSDSFYEMMNISHSHSFMFNDYWSLVHPDDREQVRKVLEVGMEKASEIELKYRLQTSFGKTIHVYNESSFSSNAIGKVVSMRGMVMDISPYVNVQSRIDEMQDLLEMKDQAIAMIAHDLRNPISQVDGILRLLRAELQKEENLGLVDMGFDAINHAYTILAELNEATRNKVAGKSIDKEKFLLAPLLQKVGEAFKIRLEEKGLDLHIDAPEDLVVLANENKLFRAVENLISNAIKFSKEGKAIHLIGRDEKDCFCIAVEDQGIGMPESIRKRLFQGMNKDIRRVGTAGESSIGIGLSIVKGVVDLHQGKIRVESEDGKGSRFTICIPKS; this is translated from the coding sequence TTGAGTACAACTAAGAAGAAGCTTTTTAGGTTTGAGGTGGACCTGGAAGAGAACTCCGTTTGGTTTTCGGATTCCTTCTACGAAATGATGAATATATCTCATTCCCATTCATTTATGTTTAATGATTACTGGAGCCTAGTGCATCCGGATGATCGAGAACAGGTTCGAAAGGTCTTGGAGGTTGGTATGGAGAAAGCCTCCGAAATTGAACTGAAGTATCGCTTGCAAACCAGCTTTGGTAAAACCATACACGTTTATAATGAAAGTAGCTTTAGCAGCAATGCCATAGGAAAAGTGGTAAGCATGCGCGGTATGGTAATGGACATCAGTCCTTATGTGAATGTGCAAAGTCGCATTGATGAGATGCAAGATCTGCTCGAAATGAAAGATCAGGCGATTGCCATGATTGCCCACGACCTACGCAATCCTATTTCTCAGGTTGATGGTATCTTAAGATTATTGAGAGCAGAGCTACAGAAGGAAGAAAATCTGGGCTTAGTGGATATGGGATTTGACGCCATTAACCATGCTTACACCATATTGGCTGAACTCAATGAGGCTACTCGAAACAAGGTTGCCGGTAAAAGCATTGATAAAGAAAAATTCCTTTTAGCTCCCTTATTGCAAAAAGTGGGAGAAGCCTTCAAGATTCGTTTAGAAGAGAAAGGCTTAGATCTACATATTGATGCCCCAGAAGATTTAGTGGTGTTGGCTAATGAGAACAAGCTTTTTAGAGCGGTTGAAAATCTTATCTCTAATGCGATTAAGTTCTCCAAAGAAGGAAAGGCTATTCATTTGATTGGTCGCGATGAAAAGGATTGTTTTTGTATTGCGGTAGAAGATCAAGGTATAGGTATGCCTGAGTCTATCCGCAAACGCCTTTTTCAAGGGATGAATAAAGATATCCGCAGAGTAGGAACCGCTGGTGAAAGCTCAATTGGTATTGGTTTGAGTATTGTGAAAGGGGTGGTAGATTTACATCAAGGGAAAATCCGGGTAGAAAGCGAAGACGGCAAAGGATCTCGATTTACCATTTGCATACCTAAGTCTTAA
- the kdsA gene encoding 3-deoxy-8-phosphooctulonate synthase yields the protein MKFTLIAGPCAIEDRDLAFAIAREVKGICDDLGIHYIFKGSYRKANRSRLDSFTGIGDIEALEILQAIGKELQVETITDIHESQEAALAAQYVNHLQIPAFLCRQTDLLLAAGETGKGVNIKKGQFLSPEAMKWPVEKVQSTGNQNVWACERGVSFGYSDLIVDATSIARMKDLGVPVIMDCTHSVQKPNRTEGVTGGDPRLIETIALSAIATGADGFFIETHPAPHTAQSDPYTMLELSKLRPILEKCMKVREALQS from the coding sequence ATGAAGTTTACCTTAATTGCTGGTCCTTGTGCCATTGAAGATCGTGATTTGGCCTTCGCCATTGCTCGTGAAGTAAAAGGCATTTGTGATGATCTTGGCATCCACTACATCTTTAAAGGTAGTTACCGCAAGGCCAATCGCTCCCGCTTGGATTCCTTTACCGGAATTGGAGACATCGAAGCTTTGGAGATTTTACAAGCCATTGGCAAGGAGCTCCAGGTTGAGACCATTACCGATATCCACGAAAGTCAAGAAGCAGCCCTTGCCGCCCAATATGTGAATCACTTGCAAATCCCTGCCTTCTTATGTCGACAAACTGATTTGCTATTAGCCGCGGGCGAAACAGGTAAAGGGGTGAATATTAAGAAAGGACAGTTCCTTTCGCCAGAAGCCATGAAATGGCCGGTTGAAAAGGTACAGAGCACTGGCAATCAAAATGTTTGGGCTTGCGAACGTGGAGTGAGCTTTGGCTATTCCGACTTAATCGTTGATGCAACCAGCATTGCCCGCATGAAGGACTTAGGGGTGCCAGTTATTATGGACTGCACCCATTCTGTACAGAAACCCAATCGCACCGAAGGTGTAACCGGTGGTGATCCTCGTTTGATTGAAACCATTGCGCTTTCCGCCATAGCCACTGGGGCTGATGGCTTCTTTATAGAAACCCATCCCGCTCCTCATACCGCACAATCGGATCCTTATACCATGTTGGAATTAAGCAAGCTGCGTCCGATTTTGGAAAAATGCATGAAAGTGCGTGAAGCACTGCAATCATGA
- a CDS encoding KpsF/GutQ family sugar-phosphate isomerase — MTLTNKIQSLINKEIEAIQNIPIDGVIEGAIDLIYEQVHQKKGKVVVSGMGKAGQIGLNIATTLSSTGTPAIFLHPSESQHGDLGMVQENDVMILISNSGKTREIIELEYLVKNLHPEMKIIGLTGHPDGALAEFSDVVLLTGNPAEICPLGLTPTTSTTVMTVVGDVLVTLLMERIGFSKEEYAKRHHSGYLGDKARMK, encoded by the coding sequence ATGACGCTTACAAATAAAATCCAATCCCTTATAAATAAGGAAATTGAAGCCATTCAAAACATTCCCATCGACGGAGTAATTGAAGGCGCTATAGATCTCATTTACGAACAAGTACATCAGAAAAAAGGCAAGGTAGTAGTATCAGGCATGGGTAAAGCCGGTCAAATAGGTTTGAACATCGCCACTACCTTAAGTTCTACCGGAACCCCAGCTATTTTCTTGCATCCTAGCGAATCGCAACATGGTGATTTAGGGATGGTACAAGAGAATGATGTAATGATCTTAATTTCAAATTCGGGGAAAACCCGCGAGATTATCGAATTGGAATATCTGGTAAAAAACCTCCATCCTGAGATGAAAATCATCGGGCTTACCGGTCACCCAGACGGGGCCTTAGCCGAATTTTCGGATGTGGTTTTATTAACCGGAAACCCAGCGGAGATTTGCCCATTAGGACTCACTCCCACTACCTCTACCACGGTAATGACGGTGGTGGGTGATGTATTAGTGACCCTCTTGATGGAGCGAATTGGTTTTAGCAAAGAAGAATACGCCAAGCGCCACCACTCCGGCTACCTTGGTGATAAAGCACGAATGAAATGA
- the sucC gene encoding ADP-forming succinate--CoA ligase subunit beta produces the protein MNLHEYQGKDILASYGVRVQRGIVASSPDEAVAAAQKLSEETGTSWWVVKAQIHAGGRGKGGGVKLAKSLEDVKTISEQILGMMLVTPQTSAEGKLVNQVLIAEDVYYPGESETSEIYMSVLLNRNTGRNMIMYSTEGGMDIEEVADKTPERIFTEEIDPKVGLQGFQARKIAFNLGLSGAAFKEMVKFVSSLYKAYDGIDASLFEINPVLKTSDDKILAVDAKVTLDDNGLFRHKDYAELRDKREEDPIDVEAGEAGLNFVNLDGNVGCMVNGAGLAMATMDIIKMAGGNPANFLDVGGTADAARVEKAFRIILQDENVKAILVNIFGGIVRCDRVAQGIIDAYKNIEDINIPIIVRLQGTNAELAKEMIDNSGLQVHSAIALAEAAGKVQELVG, from the coding sequence ATGAATTTACACGAGTATCAAGGAAAAGATATTTTGGCAAGCTACGGAGTACGCGTTCAACGTGGTATTGTAGCAAGCAGCCCTGATGAAGCTGTGGCAGCAGCTCAGAAACTGAGTGAAGAAACCGGAACCTCTTGGTGGGTAGTTAAAGCCCAAATCCATGCCGGTGGCCGTGGTAAAGGCGGTGGCGTTAAATTGGCCAAGTCTTTAGAGGATGTAAAAACCATCTCTGAGCAGATCTTGGGTATGATGCTGGTTACTCCTCAAACTTCAGCTGAGGGTAAGCTTGTAAATCAGGTGCTTATTGCAGAGGATGTATACTATCCTGGTGAAAGCGAAACTTCTGAAATCTATATGTCTGTATTGTTGAACCGTAATACCGGTCGCAATATGATTATGTATTCTACCGAAGGTGGAATGGACATTGAAGAAGTAGCCGACAAAACTCCGGAGCGCATCTTCACCGAAGAAATCGACCCAAAAGTAGGATTACAAGGTTTCCAGGCTCGCAAGATTGCCTTTAACTTAGGCTTAAGCGGTGCCGCTTTTAAAGAAATGGTGAAATTCGTGAGCAGCTTATACAAGGCTTACGACGGTATTGATGCCAGCCTTTTCGAAATCAACCCGGTATTAAAGACCTCTGACGATAAGATTTTAGCGGTTGACGCGAAAGTAACTTTAGATGACAACGGTTTATTCCGTCATAAAGATTACGCTGAATTACGTGATAAGCGTGAGGAAGATCCTATTGATGTTGAGGCTGGTGAAGCGGGCTTAAACTTCGTAAACCTAGATGGTAACGTAGGTTGTATGGTTAACGGAGCTGGTTTAGCGATGGCTACCATGGACATCATTAAAATGGCCGGTGGAAACCCTGCAAACTTCCTGGATGTAGGAGGTACTGCTGATGCTGCAAGGGTAGAAAAAGCCTTCCGTATCATTTTACAAGACGAGAATGTAAAGGCAATTTTGGTAAATATCTTCGGTGGTATCGTTCGTTGCGATCGCGTTGCTCAAGGTATTATCGATGCCTATAAAAACATCGAAGACATTAACATTCCTATCATCGTTCGCTTACAAGGAACCAATGCTGAGTTGGCGAAGGAAATGATTGATAATTCTGGATTGCAAGTACACTCTGCCATTGCTTTGGCTGAAGCGGCTGGCAAGGTTCAAGAATTAGTAGGATAA
- a CDS encoding DUF5916 domain-containing protein — protein MLQRSALLFFLLLSWALSAQKKSLEPLKTKAEVEIDGSLQDSIWHYAPEATDFVMLSPGSGEAIPAGFKTTVKVFYTDEAIYFGVTMLDPRPDSILKQVTVRDDINQNHDWLAIAINPFNDGQNDFTFFLTSAGTQGDSRTTANGEDYSFNSIWYSAVQITEEGWVCELKIPYISLRFPNELKKDWGFNVIRSIRRSREEYSWNYIDRGSGYSWEYQAGILSNIRDINPPIRLSLMPYASTYVDHFEDKTTLDFNAGMDLKYGINESFTLDATLIPDFGQVAFDNQVLNLSPFEIQFQENRQFFNEGTELFSLGDLFYSRRIGGAPKNITNQDLSGNDTAEITVRTEFTRLLNATKISGRTNGNLGIGFLNAVTDNNYSTIDSAGQTSQRLLEPLTNYNILVLDQRFNRNSSVSFINTNVLRNGEYADANVAALLASVYTKSGQYRVDAQIKRSDRFQGSNATRSGEQYYLRFGDIDGNWRWAIRQDVISDDFDPNDLGFLARNNQIRNYNELEYATFKPKGPFNRTSYTLFSVYSQLYDSQRFEEFYLGLNTFFLLRDFTGTGLRLRLKPIESYDYFEPRVAGSYFYKPYNYSTVFFISTDYRKPFALDLDFGYDRTPDWDRDYYNINIEPRIRLGDHFFIIPQVTFDLFYNDRGFASLGSGVPVFGSRDVKNLIALIDGRYAFNPKASLGLRLRQFWSRVDYQDYYNLNANGTLSLREGNDDYNLYFNTLNLDLRFSWWFAPASEMVILYRVALSNLGDDINNNYLQNLNNAFDSPVQNNLSIRLAYFLDYHQTRNQLQGK, from the coding sequence ATGTTGCAGCGTTCTGCCCTTCTCTTTTTCCTTCTGCTTTCCTGGGCTCTGTCCGCGCAAAAGAAAAGCCTGGAGCCCTTAAAAACGAAGGCTGAAGTTGAAATAGACGGTTCTCTTCAAGATTCTATCTGGCACTATGCCCCGGAAGCCACTGATTTTGTGATGCTTTCGCCCGGAAGTGGTGAGGCTATTCCCGCCGGATTTAAGACCACCGTAAAGGTATTTTATACCGATGAAGCCATCTATTTCGGAGTAACCATGCTCGATCCACGGCCTGATTCTATCTTAAAGCAGGTGACGGTTCGGGACGATATTAACCAAAATCACGATTGGTTAGCTATTGCCATTAATCCTTTTAATGATGGCCAAAACGATTTTACCTTCTTCCTAACTTCGGCCGGAACCCAGGGCGACAGCCGTACCACCGCCAATGGCGAGGACTATTCCTTTAATTCCATTTGGTATTCGGCTGTACAGATTACCGAAGAAGGCTGGGTATGTGAATTGAAGATTCCTTATATCTCCTTGCGTTTCCCAAATGAATTAAAAAAGGATTGGGGTTTTAATGTAATCCGTTCCATCCGTAGATCACGAGAGGAATACTCTTGGAATTATATTGATCGCGGTTCGGGCTATAGCTGGGAATATCAGGCTGGTATCCTGAGTAATATTCGCGACATTAATCCACCTATTCGCTTATCCTTAATGCCCTATGCCTCTACCTATGTAGATCATTTTGAGGATAAAACCACCCTGGACTTCAATGCGGGAATGGACCTTAAATATGGGATCAATGAAAGCTTTACGCTGGATGCGACTTTAATTCCGGATTTTGGCCAGGTAGCCTTCGATAATCAGGTCTTAAACTTAAGTCCATTTGAAATTCAATTTCAAGAAAATCGCCAATTCTTTAATGAAGGTACTGAGCTCTTTAGCCTGGGTGATTTATTCTATTCACGACGGATTGGTGGCGCACCCAAAAACATTACTAATCAGGATTTAAGTGGTAATGATACAGCGGAAATTACCGTACGTACAGAATTTACCCGCCTTTTAAATGCGACCAAAATTTCTGGTCGTACCAATGGTAACTTGGGTATAGGCTTTTTAAATGCCGTAACCGACAATAATTATAGTACCATCGATTCGGCCGGGCAAACTAGTCAACGCTTGTTGGAGCCTCTTACCAATTACAATATTCTGGTTCTCGACCAGCGCTTTAATCGCAATTCAAGTGTAAGCTTTATTAATACCAATGTGCTGCGTAATGGCGAATATGCCGATGCAAACGTGGCTGCCTTATTGGCCAGTGTTTATACCAAAAGCGGTCAATACCGAGTGGATGCTCAAATTAAGCGCAGTGATCGCTTTCAAGGCTCTAATGCTACCAGAAGTGGTGAACAGTATTATTTGCGTTTTGGTGATATAGATGGCAATTGGAGATGGGCCATTCGTCAGGATGTGATTAGTGATGATTTCGATCCTAATGATTTAGGCTTTTTGGCTCGGAACAACCAGATTCGGAATTACAATGAACTGGAATATGCCACCTTTAAACCCAAGGGGCCATTTAACCGTACCAGCTATACCCTCTTTTCTGTTTACTCACAGCTTTACGACAGTCAACGTTTTGAAGAATTCTATTTGGGTTTAAACACCTTTTTCCTTTTGAGGGATTTCACCGGTACCGGTCTTCGTCTGCGTTTAAAGCCTATTGAGTCCTATGACTATTTCGAACCAAGAGTAGCGGGTTCCTACTTCTACAAGCCCTATAATTACTCTACAGTTTTCTTTATCTCTACCGATTACCGCAAACCCTTTGCCCTCGATTTGGATTTTGGTTACGACCGTACTCCAGATTGGGATCGCGATTACTATAATATTAATATCGAACCTCGTATTCGTTTGGGCGATCACTTCTTTATCATTCCCCAAGTTACCTTCGATTTATTCTACAATGATCGCGGCTTTGCATCCTTAGGTTCAGGAGTACCCGTTTTCGGCTCTCGCGATGTAAAGAATTTGATCGCCCTAATTGACGGTCGTTATGCCTTCAATCCAAAAGCTTCATTGGGTTTAAGATTACGTCAGTTTTGGAGTCGGGTAGATTATCAAGACTATTACAATCTCAATGCGAATGGAACCTTAAGCCTTCGTGAAGGTAACGATGATTACAACCTATATTTCAACACCTTAAACTTGGATCTTCGTTTCAGCTGGTGGTTTGCACCGGCTTCAGAAATGGTGATTTTATATCGGGTGGCCCTCTCCAATCTTGGGGATGACATCAACAACAACTATCTTCAAAATTTAAATAATGCCTTCGATTCGCCAGTACAGAATAACCTGTCGATTCGCTTGGCTTATTTCCTCGACTACCACCAAACCCGCAATCAATTGCAAGGGAAATGA
- a CDS encoding dihydrofolate reductase family protein, which produces MKISLYIASSADGYIAGPNDDLSFLNPMQVEGQDYGYSKFINSVDTVITGRKTYEWVRAQGIEVPHPEKRHVVLSSKQMVLPGNIEVWNQSISALLQELENEGAQHAFLEGGAQIIQGFLELNAIDELIWFKVPIILGEGQPLFLKQEKQHMLKLINAHSYSNGMQKLHYRF; this is translated from the coding sequence ATGAAAATAAGCCTCTACATCGCCAGCTCAGCCGACGGCTATATCGCCGGTCCTAATGATGATCTTTCCTTTTTAAACCCCATGCAAGTGGAAGGTCAGGATTATGGCTATTCGAAATTCATCAATTCAGTGGATACGGTTATTACCGGACGTAAAACCTACGAGTGGGTAAGAGCTCAGGGCATTGAGGTCCCTCATCCAGAAAAACGACATGTGGTACTCAGTTCTAAGCAAATGGTACTGCCTGGCAACATTGAAGTATGGAACCAATCCATTAGTGCCTTATTGCAAGAATTGGAAAATGAGGGAGCTCAACATGCCTTTCTGGAAGGTGGAGCTCAGATCATCCAGGGCTTTTTGGAGCTAAATGCTATTGATGAATTAATCTGGTTTAAGGTTCCCATAATTCTGGGTGAGGGTCAGCCTCTATTTCTCAAACAAGAAAAACAGCATATGCTTAAGCTAATCAATGCCCATTCCTATTCGAATGGCATGCAGAAACTACACTATCGATTTTAA